CAGTCACGGAAGCGTGAATTCTCACCTTCAGATTGGCCACTTTGCTGAAGTGTTGACTTTGAGAATAGGTCGTCCAGCTCCTTAACCTCTCTCTCAGTTAAATGGCCTATCTCACAATATTAAACTGCTAATTTCCATTCTGTCATTTACTGTTTTGTGCagtttgaaacagtgaatcaatGATGTGAAGTGAAATGGTTCATTTATGCCTATGTTTTGAACACACATCCAAAGTTAAAATTaaatgatttcactgatgaactcatcctgtctgctgttaatcagtgacatcacctggtggagttggtttcaaagaaacctgcaccccctTTGCCTTTGAGTTCTGAGGCATTCTGCTGTCTCCACCTCGCTGTCCAGGTTATTTATTgttcaaattacaaaaaaaatcattttgtttttaatggtGTTTATTTCTgagattttattttgtttctccACAGATTATAACTGCATTTCATTTTAATGGAAGAgattattttgtatgtaagttttATATTTTCAGGTAATTCATCTTGAGAGAATTTTATGTTCAAGTATTTAAAGAAAGAGATGTGTTTTGGAATATAGAGTATCAGTCTTTCAGCAAATAATTGAATCTAAATGAATTTGattgtattttcagtgcttcccCTACCAAGTAACTGTCATGCTTTTCTTTTCACAAACATGGGAATGACAGACAAAAACGTCAGTAACATGCACAGCTTTATGTAAAACGGTATCAAAATTTTCCACCATCCTAGCAGCGACCTGTGGGGGAGAGGGGGGGGGGCAGTCAGATTTGTTTTCACGGGGCCTATAATCCCTGGCTGCGCCCCTGCTTCTGGGTCTGGGCTTCAGGTGTTGACTCACCATGTGAGGCCTAGATTTTAGTGAAACTCACAAAAGCTCCTTTGAGTGGTAACAGGAACCCGGACAGACTGCCACGTCGAAATgtttgcacacgcacacacaccactAATATGCATCTTTGTGTACATTTTGGATTAAAAGCGATGGAAGTGTGTGCATTTGTGCTGTAACTCCTGACTCCTGGCTGTAACCTCTGTGACGTGCGTGTTTATTGACACGGCTGTAAAGGTATGATGGCACTGGGTGTGGCACAGCAGGGTGTCTTGAAGGTGCTTCTCGTCACATCTATCAGTTATTCCCTGAAGTCGTGCGCGGCTGATGAGGCGGCGGCTCGTAAAACACAGTTTTGGAGGTATTGGGGGGGGGGACGCCTAAAgctgcacttcgtccaaactgaAACTTTTACGCCTTGGGGGACACGCGCATATGAATGAAGATGCGCGTGCGCGGCCGCCGCTGGATCCTGCTGCTGTTCGGCGCGTGCCTGCTGTACCGCGCGGGCCGCCGCTCCCGGGAGCCGGCGGGCGCCTCCGCCGCCGCCGACGCGCGCTGGAACAGCTCGGCGCGGCTGCTGCTGCTCATCTGGACGCATCCTTTCGGCGTGTACCGACCCCTCCCGGACTGCTGGGCGCGCTTCAACATAGCCGGGTGCGTGCTCACGGACAGCTGGCCCGCGTACCCGTACGCTGACGCTGTGGTAGTTCACCACCGGGAAATTGCCGACGGCGACGCGGATCTGCCGCCGGAGCCGCGGCCGCCTCACCAGAAGTGGATATGGATGAACTACGAGTCGCCCACCAACACGTACGCGCTTCCGCGTGTGGAGGGCGCGTTTAACCTGACGATGACCTACCGGACGGACTCGGACATTTTCCTGCCTTACGGGTATTTAGTCCCACGCACGAGCGCCAGTGCGCTCAACCCGCGACCTCTCCGCGTGCGCTCGCGCGAGCAGGTTCTGCGGCCACGCCTCCTGGCCTGGGTCGTCAGTAATTGGTCGCCATCGCACGCGCGCGTGCTGTTCTACTACATGCTGAGGAGGTACGTTCGAGTGGATGTGTTCGGGCGCGCGGGCCGCCCCGTGCCGGGGGGAGACGTGGTGCGCATATTGGAGTACTACCAGTTCTACCTGGCCCTGGAGAACTCTCAGCACACCGACTACATCACGGAGAAGCTGTGGAACGCCGTGCTGGCCGGGGCCATCCCCGTGGTCCTGGGGCCCCCCAGACGCAACTACGAACGCTTCCTGCCCCCGCAGGCCTTCATCCACGTGGACGACTTTCCCACAGTCAGAGAACTGGCGCAGTACCTGGTGACGGTGAGCCACAGCTCCGCGCAACTGATGCAGCACCTCGAATGGAGGGAGCGCTACAGCGTCCACGTGCCCCCCTTCTGGgacgaacactactgtacagcgtGCAGAGCTGCAAGGAAGACCAAAGGCCAGACCACCgtggtccgacacataacacagtggTTCGAGTCATGAAACAAAATTGAATCATAAAGTGAAACTGCATCACTTAAAGGGGCCTTATTGTCAAACATCAGTTTGTAGCTTCCTTTAATGGGTGATGTTTCATGTGAAACATTTCCAGAGTTACACAGTTCTGTGAGTGAATGTAGAGATTCTGCTGTCAGGAAAAAAATGCAGGCGTGAAATTGCTCATGTTCAACTTGATAATAAATATCTTTATTCAGGATATCCTGGCTAGTCACAGTAAACAGTATTAAATACAGCACCCTGAGTCTCTTAACACCAGGGTGCTCACACATTCAAGCATTCGATTACCTATCATCATACCATTGCACATTGTgactaaaataaaaaatttaaataacaaCATTAAAATTCAAAGTCAGTGGTATGTTAAGAGTGTTTTTCATTCGACAAACAGCACATAAATATCAGTAGTAGCACTGAGAGGCTGAGAGAGACAGCAAGAGAGGGAAGTAGGGGACCAGCCTATTTCCAGATGTGGACTTCTGTGACGAAGTCATCACCATGGAGATCCGCCGGTTGTGTCTGTTATATTTTTGTATATGTTCTTTCTTAGTGTTTTAAGTGTTTTCAATGTTATTGTTGTGCCTGACTAACATGGATGCCCTTCTCTGTTTGCTGCTAGTCAGATCTACCTACAAGTACAAATAAAGTCACTTGAACCTAATAAACACCTTAAACGAGGTTGGTCAGTTAGACTCAAAGATAGGGGAGGCTTTTTTTGTCACACAACTGAGTCACAaaagctccacctctttatccatttatgagTT
The sequence above is drawn from the Thalassophryne amazonica chromosome 4, fThaAma1.1, whole genome shotgun sequence genome and encodes:
- the LOC117508538 gene encoding alpha-(1,3)-fucosyltransferase 4-like, which codes for MKMRVRGRRWILLLFGACLLYRAGRRSREPAGASAAADARWNSSARLLLLIWTHPFGVYRPLPDCWARFNIAGCVLTDSWPAYPYADAVVVHHREIADGDADLPPEPRPPHQKWIWMNYESPTNTYALPRVEGAFNLTMTYRTDSDIFLPYGYLVPRTSASALNPRPLRVRSREQVLRPRLLAWVVSNWSPSHARVLFYYMLRRYVRVDVFGRAGRPVPGGDVVRILEYYQFYLALENSQHTDYITEKLWNAVLAGAIPVVLGPPRRNYERFLPPQAFIHVDDFPTVRELAQYLVTVSHSSAQLMQHLEWRERYSVHVPPFWDEHYCTACRAARKTKGQTTVVRHITQWFES